TTATATATTTCGCCGTTGCAAACCAGCTTAATGTTACCCTTTTCATTAGTTAAAGGTTGGTTAGCTCCTTCGGTGTCAATAATGGATAATCTTCTAAAAGATAGGCCTATTTTTTGATTGAGAAAAATGCCCTCACTGTCTGGGCCGCGATGAATCATTAAATCTGCCATTTTTTTCATGAGTGTTTTAGCCTCATTACCTTTCGAGTTAAAAAAATATAGGCCGTTTATTCCACACATATATAGCTTCCTCCTTTAATAAACTATAAAAGTCCTTTAGTTAATTTCTATATTTTATGTAAAAAGCCCAAAAATGTGTCATTGATACATTATTATATTAAAATTAAAGGAATTTATTTATATTATGGAGAACAATTAACTGAGTAGACATTTTTACACTTTTGAGGAGGACTCTTATGCAAAAAATAAAGTTATTTACTGACAGTACTAGCGATTTATCAGAAAAGATACTAAAAGAACATAACATAGATGTGGTACCATTAAATGTGATATTTGATGACCAAGCTTTTAAAGATGGCAAGGATATTAAAACAGATAAAATGTATAAAATGGTTGAAGAAAAGGATAAACTACCTAAAACTTCTGGCACCCCTCCTAAAGATTTTGTTGATGCATTTAAACCGTATATAGAAGAAGGTTATGAAATTATATATATCGGTCTTTCTTCTGAGCTTTCTGCCACTTATCAAAATGCAAAGTTAGCATCCCAGAGCCTTGATGGGAAAATACACGTTGTTGATTCAAAGAACCTTTGTGTAGGAATAGGAATATTGGTGTTGAAAGCGGCAGATTTTATAAAAGAAGGTTATAGTTCCGAACAAGTAGTGGAGAATGTGGAGAATCTAGTTGAAAAAGTTGAAATGCAATTTGTAATTAATACCCTTGACTATCTTCATAAAGGAGGAAGATGTACAGGAGTTCAAAACTTTGTTGGTACTATGTTAAAAATCCGTCCAGTGGTCAAGGTGGTTGACGGTGGAATGATCTTAGCACAAAAAACCCGTGGAAAGTTTAAGAAAGCACTACAAAACATGTTAAAAAATGCATTAAAAGATAAAGAACAGATAAGGAAAGATAAAATAGTTGTTGCACATTCTATGAATAAAGAGGGAGCAGATTATCTAAAAGAGCAATTAGAGAAGGAATTGGAAGGCGAGATTATCATGACTGAAGCTGAATGTGTAATTTCCAGTCATTGTGGCCCTAAAACTGTCGGATTGGCGTACCTTAAGAAATAATTTACACTTATATAGATTTTTTGGAAATAAACTAGTCGCTTTACAGCTAGTTTATTTTTTTGCATTTTTTAAATTAAATAAGAGAAAATATAAATGATAATATTTTTTAGGGGGAATTACATGAAAAGGCTTAGCTACTTAATGGGTATGCCACTTTTAGCGATAGATAAAGGAGAAAAAGTGGGAGAGTTGTGTGAAGGTTACCTAAATACTCAAGAACACAGTATTGGAGGATTTATTTTAAAGAAAGGAACAATTATTACGCAGCCATTTGGTGTATTTCCCAACCAAGTTAACGTCGGGGAAAGTGCTATAGTCTTGAAAGAAAAAGAACAACCGCAGGTTTTAGATTTACCCCAACACTGCTTTCCTTACACAAAGATAAAAGAAAAACCCATTTACACAAAAAATGGAGAAAACCTTGGCAATATACAGGATATTTTGTTTTTAAAGGAAAATGGAAAAATTCTGGGGTTCGAAGTTTCTGACGGTATTATTAACGATATTTTAAATGGAAGAGGTATAATTCCAGTCCCATCGTCAACAATATATGGAAAAGATACCATTGTGGTACCCAATGAGGTAATAGATATGGCAAATAAACAACTAGCTTTAGAAGATTTAAAAATTCATTTAGAGAATTTAGATAAAAACACTTCTTTGGATAATAATAGCTGGGATACAGTGGAACAATATTAAGGAGGATTGCCTATGAATTGTCCAGTTTGTCAGGGGAGAGATGTGGGACAGATAGCTAACGAACAGTTTTATTGCTGGAACTGCTTTGTAGTTTATCAAAAAACAAATGACAAACTAAAGGTTTATGAGGTGGACGATGAAGGATCATTAATTGCCTTAGATAGTGATGAGTATGACGATGAACTCTAATTAACCGGAGGTGCTTATGAGACGCGGATATATTCAAGGGTTGATTGTAGGAGGATTATTAGGACTGGCAGTAGGAAAGTTAATGAGAAAAGGTAGTTTTAATAAAATAAAAGAAGGATTTTATTCACATGTTGATGATGCTTTTCAGTACCTTGATGATGAAAATGATAATTCATTTGGTTACGCTACTAATGGTAAGTACGAGGATCAGGTTGAGAACTTTATAGATGATTCTGTAGATAAAGCAGAGGATGTGGTAGAGGATATAAAAGATGAGTATAAAGGTAAAAATAGAAAAACTCAGCCTAAACGTCTAATGAGAAGAAAAAGGACATAGAATAAGGCAGATGTGACTTTAAAATCACGTCTGCCTTTTTATTAAAAAAAGGTTTTATTTTGCTAAGTAGGGTGATAGAATGTAGAGAGGAGGTTATGAAAATTGAATATAAAAAAATACTTTGAAAATAAAAGCGTCAGATTAGCAATGAAAATTACTCTAGCAGTGCTACTAGTTGTATTTATTTTTTCATTAGTTACATTTTCTGCAATTTCGTTTATTATGGTTTCTGGTCGAACAGTTATATCTCTTTTAGCTCCACTGTTTATAGCATTGATTATTGCCTATATTCTTAATCCAATAGTGGTTTACTTTCAACAAAAAAAAGTTCCGCGGGGAATTTCGGTATTAGTTATATATATAATAATTTTCACTGCTCTTTATATTTTAGTTGCTAGAATGATACCTATTGTAAGCCATGAAATAACCCGGTTAAATCAGAATTTGCCAAATTATACTGAGGATATAAATCAGTTTATTATAGATTTTAATGAACAAACAGAGCGTATAGAAATGCCAAAAGGGTTAGAAGATAGTATTGAAGAAGGTTTGGATGTATTTCAAGAAGCTCTATTAAACACCTTTGCAAAACTTCCTGAATTTGGTCTTAATTTAGCTATGGGATTATTTCAGTTTTTTATGGTGTTAGTGTTAACCTTCTATTGTTTGCGGGATTACTATCTGTTTCAAAGAGCTTTTTTCAAGTTGGTGCCAGCTAAGAAAAAGGCTAGTTTTGCCAAAGTGGCCCATGAGATTGATGAATCTTTAGGAAACTACATAAGAGGCATCATAATAGTTTGTACTATGATAGGTATAACCACTTATTTAGGACTATTATTTTTAGGAGTAGAGTACTCTTTGACCTTAGGTATTTTTGCAGGTATAACAAACGTGATACCATATTTTGGACCTTGGATTGGAGCTGTGCCAGCTACTATTGTTGCGTTTTTCCAAGAACCCATACTTGCTGTAAAGGTAGTTATCGTTGTAACTATTATACAGCAAATAGAAAGTCAACTAGTAGCACCACAGGTTTTAGGCAAAAAGTTAAACTTACATCCTGTTGCAGTTATCCTATCACTTATAGCAGGGGGAACATTTTTTGGAGTTAAAGGTATGATTTTAGCTGTTCCAGTTGTTGCAGTTTCAAGGATAATATTTAGAAATATAATAGCTTATATAGTGAGTAAGCAAAAATAAATTGACATAAATTAGATAAAACAATATAATAAAAACATAATTAATAATTAAAAACCGTGAAAGGGAATGAGTACACAAAACTGCTTTTTAAAGAGAAAAGGATCCTTGGCTGAAAGATTCTTTATAAGCTATTGTGGAAGCTGTCCTGGAGGTGTTTGGCTAAAGCCAAACCGGTGAGAACCGTTAAAGTGTAAGAGCGATTCTAACTATAGAATAAATTGGGTGGTACCGCGGCCTGTTCGTCCCTGTTGTATTTCAACAGGGACTTTTTTGTCAAATTATTGTTTAAATTGATTGCTAAAAGGAGTGTAATTTATGAAAACCAATGAAATAAGAAGTAATTTTTTAAAGTTTTTTGAAACCAAAGACCATGATATATTAGACAGTGCACCCTTGATTCCTAAAAATGACCCTACTTTGCTATTGATTGGTGCAGGAATGGCACCTTTTAAGGATTATTTTACGGGAAATAAGACTAGAAATAATCCTAAAGTAGTTACGTCGCAAAAATGTATCAGAACTGGCGATATAGAAAATGTAGGCGTTACTGCTAGACATCATACATTTTTTGAAATGTTGGGCAATTTTTCTTTTGGTGATTACTTTAAGGAAGAAGCTATAAAGTGGGCTTGGGAATTTTTAACTAAATGGTTAAAGTTAAACAAAGATAATTTGTATATATCTGTATATCATGAAGATGAAGAAGCTTATAAAATCTGGCAAGAAAAGATAGGTGTCAACAAAGATAGAATAGTAAAATTAGGGAAAGAAGATAATTTTTGGGAAATAGGTGTTGGTCCATGTGGACCATCATCAGAGATTTATTATGATCAAGGGGAGGAACTTGGATGCGATAATCCTGATTGTAAACCAGGATGCGAATGTGATCGGTATCTTGAAATTTGGAATTTGGTATTTACCCAGTTTAACAAAGATGAAAATGGTAACTATACCCCATTAGAATCAAAAAATATAGATACAGGTATGGGCTTAGAAAGAATAGCCGCAGTCATGCAGGGTGTTAAAACCAATTATGAAATTGATGCAATCATGCCCATCATTCAAAAAACTGCCGCTTTAGGCGATGAAAATTATGGTCATAATGCTAAAATAGATACTTCCTTAAAAGTCATTGCAGACCATGTAAGGGCTATTGCCTTTATGATTACTGATGGTGTTATGCCTTCAAATGAAGGCAGGGGATATGTTTTAAGAAGATTGATAAGAAAAGCGGCAAGGCATGGAATAATTTTAGGAATCAAAGGGAACTTTTTGTCTGAGTTAATAGATGTAGTTGAAGAAATAATGGGGCATCATTATTCGGAGTTAACCGATAAAAAAGATTATATTACAAAGGTCGTTTCCATAGAAGAAGAGCGCTTTGCTCAAACCTTAGATCAGGGACTTGAATTGCTAAATGAAGAGTTAGAAAAACAAAATGATGGCAACTTTGATGGTGAAACTGCTTTTAAGTTATATGATACCTATGGGTTTCCACTGGATATGACAAAAGAGATCTTAAAAGAGCAGGGTATAACTGTGGATGAAGAACAGTTTTATAAATCCTTAGAGGAACAACGAAATCGTGCTCGCATGGCAAGGCAGGAGGATGGGAATTTTGGTGTGGATAATTTATCGTTTTTAAAAGAAGTTCCTGCTACAAAATTTGTAGGTTACAATAATCTAAACATAAATACCACTTTAGATGTATTGTTCAATGATATAAGTATCGACACAGCTTATAAGAATGATGAAATAAAGGTTTTAGTATCTGAAACTCCACTTTATCCTGAAGGTGGCGGCCAAGTAGGAGATAAGGGTAAAATAATCACAGAAACAGGAACTGTAAAAATTTTAGATACAATAAAAAAAGGTGACCATATTATTTCTATTGGAAAAGTAGAAAGTGGCAGTGTTAAGGTAGGGCAAAAGGCAAAGGTTCAAGTTACTTCTTCCACTAGGCGGGAAACTGAAATAAACCATACAGCAACTCATGTGCTTCATAAAGTGTTAAAAGAAGTTCTAGGTACTCAGGTTAAGCAAGGGGGATCTTATGTGGACTCCCAAAGACTTAGATTTGATTTTACCCATTTTGAACCTTTGACAGATGAGCAATTACAGATGATTGAAAGTAAAGTAAATGAGATTATAGATTCAGGTAAAGAGGTTATAACAGAGCATAAATCCTTACAAGAAGCACAATCAGAAGGAGCAGAAGCTCTATTTGGAGAAAAATACGAAGAAAATGTGAGGGTTGTATCGGTAGGAGATTATAGCAAAGAACTGTGTGGCGGAACCCATGTTTCTAATACACTGCAAATAAGATTGTTTAAAATTGTTTCAGAAAGTTCTGTTGGATCTGGGCTAAGAAGAATTGAAGCTTTAGCTGGTCAAAATGCTTTAAACTATTTTATGGAAAAAGACAAATTAGTTCAGGACTTGGCTCAACAGTTAAAGTGTAATCCAAATGACTTGCATCAAAAAGTTATGGATTTAAACAATAATATTAAAGAGCTTAAAGATGAATTGAAAACAGCTCAAAGTAAGCTAGCTGGTTCAGCTATCGATGATATACTTGAAAATGGTAAAAAGTGTGGGGAAACTAAAGTTTATACAGCTAAAGTCGATGTTAAAAATCCGGGACAAATGAGAGAAATAACAGATAAAGTTGTGGCCAATCAAGATAATGCAGTTGTTGTGTTAGCAGCTGAAATTGATGGCAAAGTGAACTTTGCCGCAAAAGCAACTAAAAACGCTGTTTCATCTGGTGTTCATTGCGGCAAAATAATAAAAGAAGTAGCTTCAATTTGCTCAGGGGGTGGTGGTGGCAAACCTAATATGGCACAAGCAGGAGGTAAGGAGCCTGAGAAAATTAATGAGGCCCTTAAAGAAGTTTTAAACCTATTGGAAGAATAGTACAGGAATAATTGGGTAAGTTTATTTATATACCCAACTTTTGCAGGAAATTTTGCTAATTGTGTCGAATAAACTTATAACGAAAAAAAATTTAAAGGGGGTTGGAATTATGACTAATTCCCAACATACTATGAAATTTCAAGCTCAAAAAGAGGAAAAGGATGTAAAATCTACTTTAGCAGAGGTTTTTGAAAGTTTAGAAGAAAAAGGATATAGCCCTATCAATCAAATTGTTGGTTATTTGTTATCTGGAGATCCAGCATACATCACCAGTCACAACAATGCTAGGGTTAAGATAAGAAAATTAGAGCGGGATGAAATTTTAGAAGAATTAGTAAAGAATTATATTAATGCTATTAAATAAAAACTACCACAAACTGGGAAACACCGAACTGGAAGTTTCCCCAATATGCTTTGGCACCCTCACTATGGGACCCCTACAGAGAAATCTTACTCCCCTAGAGGGTGCCAAACTTTTGTCCTACGGCTATGAAAAAGGGATTAACTTTATAGACACAGCAGAAATATATGATAACTATGCCCATATTAAAAAAAGTATG
This genomic interval from Proteinivorax tanatarense contains the following:
- a CDS encoding DegV family protein, producing MQKIKLFTDSTSDLSEKILKEHNIDVVPLNVIFDDQAFKDGKDIKTDKMYKMVEEKDKLPKTSGTPPKDFVDAFKPYIEEGYEIIYIGLSSELSATYQNAKLASQSLDGKIHVVDSKNLCVGIGILVLKAADFIKEGYSSEQVVENVENLVEKVEMQFVINTLDYLHKGGRCTGVQNFVGTMLKIRPVVKVVDGGMILAQKTRGKFKKALQNMLKNALKDKEQIRKDKIVVAHSMNKEGADYLKEQLEKELEGEIIMTEAECVISSHCGPKTVGLAYLKK
- a CDS encoding IreB family regulatory phosphoprotein, whose protein sequence is MTNSQHTMKFQAQKEEKDVKSTLAEVFESLEEKGYSPINQIVGYLLSGDPAYITSHNNARVKIRKLERDEILEELVKNYINAIK
- a CDS encoding AI-2E family transporter, with the translated sequence MNIKKYFENKSVRLAMKITLAVLLVVFIFSLVTFSAISFIMVSGRTVISLLAPLFIALIIAYILNPIVVYFQQKKVPRGISVLVIYIIIFTALYILVARMIPIVSHEITRLNQNLPNYTEDINQFIIDFNEQTERIEMPKGLEDSIEEGLDVFQEALLNTFAKLPEFGLNLAMGLFQFFMVLVLTFYCLRDYYLFQRAFFKLVPAKKKASFAKVAHEIDESLGNYIRGIIIVCTMIGITTYLGLLFLGVEYSLTLGIFAGITNVIPYFGPWIGAVPATIVAFFQEPILAVKVVIVVTIIQQIESQLVAPQVLGKKLNLHPVAVILSLIAGGTFFGVKGMILAVPVVAVSRIIFRNIIAYIVSKQK
- a CDS encoding PRC-barrel domain-containing protein codes for the protein MKRLSYLMGMPLLAIDKGEKVGELCEGYLNTQEHSIGGFILKKGTIITQPFGVFPNQVNVGESAIVLKEKEQPQVLDLPQHCFPYTKIKEKPIYTKNGENLGNIQDILFLKENGKILGFEVSDGIINDILNGRGIIPVPSSTIYGKDTIVVPNEVIDMANKQLALEDLKIHLENLDKNTSLDNNSWDTVEQY
- the alaS gene encoding alanine--tRNA ligase, with protein sequence MKTNEIRSNFLKFFETKDHDILDSAPLIPKNDPTLLLIGAGMAPFKDYFTGNKTRNNPKVVTSQKCIRTGDIENVGVTARHHTFFEMLGNFSFGDYFKEEAIKWAWEFLTKWLKLNKDNLYISVYHEDEEAYKIWQEKIGVNKDRIVKLGKEDNFWEIGVGPCGPSSEIYYDQGEELGCDNPDCKPGCECDRYLEIWNLVFTQFNKDENGNYTPLESKNIDTGMGLERIAAVMQGVKTNYEIDAIMPIIQKTAALGDENYGHNAKIDTSLKVIADHVRAIAFMITDGVMPSNEGRGYVLRRLIRKAARHGIILGIKGNFLSELIDVVEEIMGHHYSELTDKKDYITKVVSIEEERFAQTLDQGLELLNEELEKQNDGNFDGETAFKLYDTYGFPLDMTKEILKEQGITVDEEQFYKSLEEQRNRARMARQEDGNFGVDNLSFLKEVPATKFVGYNNLNINTTLDVLFNDISIDTAYKNDEIKVLVSETPLYPEGGGQVGDKGKIITETGTVKILDTIKKGDHIISIGKVESGSVKVGQKAKVQVTSSTRRETEINHTATHVLHKVLKEVLGTQVKQGGSYVDSQRLRFDFTHFEPLTDEQLQMIESKVNEIIDSGKEVITEHKSLQEAQSEGAEALFGEKYEENVRVVSVGDYSKELCGGTHVSNTLQIRLFKIVSESSVGSGLRRIEALAGQNALNYFMEKDKLVQDLAQQLKCNPNDLHQKVMDLNNNIKELKDELKTAQSKLAGSAIDDILENGKKCGETKVYTAKVDVKNPGQMREITDKVVANQDNAVVVLAAEIDGKVNFAAKATKNAVSSGVHCGKIIKEVASICSGGGGGKPNMAQAGGKEPEKINEALKEVLNLLEE